Genomic segment of Panicum virgatum strain AP13 chromosome 2K, P.virgatum_v5, whole genome shotgun sequence:
GGGGGTGTGGCAGCAGGGGGCAGCTCGGCCACTGGTGGGGTGGCGGGCGGGGTGGCCTTGGCCTTGGGAGCCGGGGCGGGGGTGGCCGCCTTGGGGGAGGActtgggcggcgccgcggcaggGGCAGGCGTGGTGGTagtgggcggcgccgcggcgggcgcaggggtggccggggtggtgggcggcgcggtggccggggccggggtggtggggggagctgcggcgggcgcgggcgtcttcttcgacggggccggcggcgtggtggcggcggccggcgcggcggccggggcgggggTGGCGGACTTCTGCGCCACGGCGGAGTGCGCGGCCAGGAGGCAGAGCAGCGCGAGGCAGAGAGCGCCGGCGCGCGCCATTGCGGGAGGCGTTGGTGT
This window contains:
- the LOC120693381 gene encoding skin secretory protein xP2-like, which codes for MARAGALCLALLCLLAAHSAVAQKSATPAPAAAPAAATTPPAPSKKTPAPAAAPPTTPAPATAPPTTPATPAPAAAPPTTTTPAPAAAPPKSSPKAATPAPAPKAKATPPATPPVAELPPAATPPAPAADTPAAAPTKPAEVPAPAPSKKKKKSSSSKSKKKKSKAPAPAPVAEAPTTSKHSKAKAPASSEADAPGPAGDGVAADTAGAGRTVAGGIMAAVLGLAALLA